From a single Apium graveolens cultivar Ventura chromosome 2, ASM990537v1, whole genome shotgun sequence genomic region:
- the LOC141702018 gene encoding uncharacterized protein LOC141702018: protein MATSPNHQEEETQTQDQEQNQDTRMMNRLFQLLQQPSAPKVGNFKQFQSVHPPEFVGFPNPIKAQSWLREMEKAFELATVKDDKKAQYASYYLKDDASYWWESSKVLLEGKVITREKFIEMFLEKYLPSYMQDQLEMRFLNLRHEDMTVAKYEVKFSELARFAPEYVNTEAKKAKRFQQGLKPGIQIQVALLEIRNYAMLVQKAMIVEE from the coding sequence ATGGCCACTTCACcaaatcaccaagaagaagaaactcaAACCCAAGATCAAGAACAAAACCAAGATACTCGTATGATGAACCGACTTTTtcaacttttgcaacaacccTCAGCTCCTAAAGTCGGTAATTTCAAGCAATTTCAATCCGTACATCCCCCAGAGTTTGTAGGATTTCCAAAtccgattaaagctcagtcatggttgagagaaatggagaAGGCTTTTGAGTTAGCGAcagttaaggatgataagaagGCGCAGTACGCGAGTTATTATCTTAAGGATGATGCTAGTTATTGGTGGGAATCTTCTAAGGTGTTGCTTGAAGGAAAAGTTATAACCCGGGAGAAGTTTATAGAGatgtttttagagaagtatttgccaagttatatgcaagaccagttggaAATGAGGTTTCTGAATCTTAGACATGAAGACATGACAGTGGCAaaatatgaagtgaagttttcaGAATTAGCAAGATTTGCGCCCGAGTATGTAAATACCGAAGCAAAGAAGGCCAAAAGATTCCAACAGGGATTGAAACCAGGGATTCAAATTCAGGTGGCTCTTCTAGAAATAAGGAATTATGCTATGTtagtacagaaggccatgattgtagAAGAATAA